GCGACCATCATCCACTTCGACTGTGACAATATGAGTACCCACCTGGTCTGGCTGGGGAGCCCAGAATATGTTGCCATTTGGTTCGATCGTCATTCCCGTTGGTGCTTCGGTGAGGCGATACTCCAAGGGGTCATTATCGGGATCGCTGGCTATGACTGTGCCTACATAGGGAATGGCCTGAGTAGTAATGCGGGGTAGCCCTTCAATATTCAGGGTCGGCGCATCATTGGGCAGGTTATCTACTACTTCAATCTGGAAACTAGTTGCAGCTGTACCACCTTCTCCATCATCGGCAGTAATTGAGAAGTTAAAGATACCGGTTGTATTGGGTTGCCACTTGAATAGAACATCCTCAAAGGTATTAAATCTTGGCAATCGCGGATCTTCATCAACTACCGTGGCGCTGGTACCATCGGGCTCAAGGATAAAGGTAAGCGGGTCTGATTCTGGCGTGCGGGCTTCCACCAGGAATTGAACATTTTGGCCGATCGCGGCTTGGCTGGTAGCTGGCGGCACTGTGTAGAAACGAGGCGGTAGATTCTGTGGTACTACCTCGATCTCGAATTCTTGCAATGTCACCGCACCTCTAGCATCAGTAGCACGGATAATCACTGTTTCGGTGCCTACCTGGTCAGCAGTAGCACGCCAGGCCATGATATTGCGATCTATATCAAAGGTCAGTCCTTCTGGGCCACTGACCAGATCAAAGGTAATCAGATCGCCGTCTAAGTCGATCGCTTGAGGGCGATAGAGGATACGTTCATCTACCTGGGCTAGGTTAGGGCCATTGGTAATAAACTCTGGAGCTTCATTCTCATCGGGCGCTGGTGGCACGATGAAGTTGCGCACATTACCGAAGTTATTACCAGTTAAGACTTCACCACTGGCCAGAGTGAGGTTATAGTTGTCGCTTTCAGGGCTGGTAACCTCAAAACCCTCTTGCACTTCCTGGACCACTTTGTAATCGCCAGGAGCCAGGTTGAAGTTGTAGATACCGTTATCATCAGTGGTAGTCCAGATCTCGCCTGAATCGCGGAGGTTGTTATCGTTTTCATCGATGAAGACTACTTCATTAGCTAGGCTCAGTGGTTCGACTGCAGGAATATCGCCGATCGCAACTGGGGCAAAGGTTCTATCTTCACTGAATGTTCCATTTGCTAAACCACCATCCAGGGGAGGGAATTTAGCTGGAACCTGAACTATCCTGACATTTTCTCCATCCCAGTACATTAGGCGTGATCTAGAGCCACCACCACCATCTCTAAGCGCCATTAGATCGCCAATATATGGCTGGAAGTAGTCAGCCCCTATGGCAGACACACCAGGATTCAAACCAATACTAGGAACAGCAAAATGATTTGCAACTAGATTTTGATTTGGTTCAACCAACCTAAATCCAGCCTGCTTAAATTCTAAATCACCAGGAATAAGGGAAGTCACGATATAAGGGACTTCTTCGATCACTCCAGATGGATCTATTGTGTACAGAGTTGTCCCATATGTTGCAAGAATCTTGCCAGCTAAAGGACCATAAGAAAGATCATTTGGGACGATATCACTTACTACTGAAGTAGAGATTTCAACATTGGCTATATTTGACACCTCACCTTCAGAATTTACCCTGTTAATCGCAAGATTAAATCCTGCAGTCCCAGCTTTTGAATACCAAGACGAAGTTATTAAATCACCACCAAAAAGCCCCGTTTCATCAAAAAGAATACGCTGAATCTCTTGAGAAGTTGTATTTGGATCATCGGTAAAAGAGAATGGAGGTCCACCAATATCAGCAAAATCTGGCTCGAATTCAAAGCCACTTTCACCAGTAGTTATTTTCTGAAGTCCAGTTTGCACTAAGAAGTCCCTTGTTACAAACTTGTCACCAGGATTAAAGTCACCAATAAAGTCTTCTGGAACTACCGCAAAACCATCTCTACCTAGGATAATTCCAGGTTCTGGTGTAGCTGAGACAATTTGAGTTAGACTGCCATCTTGTTCAAGCGCAACAATATCTCCCAAACCAACCCTTAAACCAGGAGGATTAACTAGGGTTGCTAGTAGTTGCCCAGTCGTATCATCATACGCAAAGCTATCAATACCGAATGTAGGGTCTTGATAGCTAATATCTACGATCTCAACATTGCCACTATTCAACTCCGGTGGCGTGAGTCGGTTATTCGTTCTAGGTTTAAATACCTGCGGTTGATTGAGCAAATCCTCAGGTGGCTCAAAACTGTCATAGAACACCCGACCCCAGATTTGGCCTGGCTGCTCACTGGAAAGGTCAAGGGTAAAGGAAAGATTATCAAACCCACCCCTGCCATCATCCACCATCACCGAGATATCATGGGCACCAGCATTTTCAGGCTTGGTCGTCCAGGAGATCCAACCCGTCTCAGGATCGATCGCCATCCCTGTTGGTGCTTCGGTCAGTGTGAAGGAGAGGGCATCATCATCAGGATCGATCGCTTCGATCCGTTGCACATAGCCGGTCGCGGTGAATCCATCGGTCTGTGGTTCAGAGATAATAATTGGGGCATTATTACCTTCCTCTGCGGCCGTGAAAATCTTATAGGTCTGGAGCGCTTCACCACCACGAACATCAGTTACCTGCAGGGTCACATCAAACGTACCCGCCTGCTCACCCGTGGGAGTCCAGGTCACCAAACCAGTATCCGCATCAATTGCCAGACCATCCGGTGCGTCTACGACCGAGAAGATAAAGCCATCCTGGTCGGGATCGCTAGCCGTGGCTTGATAGGTATATTCAGCATTGATCGCTGCCTGCACAATCGGCGTGCTGGTGAATAGAGGCGGGCGATTACGATTGCCATCGAGCACACCCAGGTTATAGCTCTGCTCAGTGATACCACCATTGCCATCACTGACCTGCACCGTGACTGTGTAGTTACCGACATTATCAATAATCGGTGTCCAGGAAATAGCCCCAGTGCTGGCATCGATCGCCATGCCATCTGGTGCCGCTAGTAGCTCATAGGTGAGCTGGTCATTATCTGGGTCGGTTGCCTGTACCTGATAGGTGTAGGGTCTATCAACAAATGCTTCTACCCCTGGCTCAGAGGTAATATCAGGGCTGCGATTGGTGCTGGCCAGTACTCTCAGGTTATAGGTGAATTGCGATTCATTGGGATTGAAGAACGAAAGCGTCCGCTGATCGCTAGTAGAGCCGATTGCTAAGCCTTGCTCGTTAATTAAGTTAGTGAAGTCAAAATAGGGAATCCCATCCGGGGTAACGCCATCGAAGTTTTGCACCTGCACGGTTGGATCACTGAGGTTGTCGATCGCCACCAGCAATGGCCCATTAATGTCATATTGACCAATATTCTCCAAACTAACTTCCGTGGAGAGCACCTTATCCTTGTTCACATAGGAAGTGCGACCATATTTCGCTTCCAGGCTGGGTGTCACCTCGGTGATGCTGCTGAAGTCTATATCTGCTGAAACTGGTGTTTCTGAAGTTGGCGTAACTGGGGTACTGGTGCCTGTACCACCGGGCAGAATTGCAATATCAGAAATGGTGAAGGTGGTCTGGGTATCGCTGTCGTTATTGATTAATTCAAAGATTAAATTGGTAGTTTGCCCCAGCGTAAATGCAGGTAGGTTCAGAGTTACGGTCTTATCCACCAGGCTGGCATCAATGCTGAATGCAGCACCTTCGCCTTCGGTCAGATTAAAGAAAGCATCTCTACCCGTAGCAAAGGGTTGCACCAGCGGATCGCCATTGGCATCAACGATCGCTACTTCCAAGGCATCATTAATGCCAGCGGTATCAGTTAAATCAAAATCATCATCATAGGTGAAGGTGAGGATTGCTGGTTGCTCCAGGATATCAAGCGATTCAGTTAAATCCACCTGGAACGATTGCCCCTCTTGCAGGATTAGTGTTCCTTCTTCTAAGCGCGTAAAAGTCTGGGTGGTGGTGACCTCATTGCCCGCAATATCGGTTGCGATCACATCAAAGGTATTCTCACCTAGAATCAGTGGCACATCGGTAAAGGTATATTGACCAGTAGAATCGGTGGCCGTGACCTGATTCGTCTGCACCAACCTGACCTGGGTATTTGGATCGCCCTGGCCTGTGAGCGTGACAATTTCGGCAATGGTTCTGCCATCACCCAGTGGCTCCGTATCAAAGACAGGGTCTAGCTCAAGAGTGGGGGCAGCAGGTGGCGTGGTATCGAGTGTAAAGGCAATGTCAACGTTGCCAGAGGCATTGCCAAATTCATCGGTGGCTTGCAGATTTAAGGTGTAGTCACCATCTACCAGTGGTGCGCCATTGATAGTTTCTAAATCCGCCTGGTCTAGATTAAAGCTACCATCGGGCAACAGTTCAGGAATCAAGCCAGTATATTCACCCACTGGAATATCGCCAAACCCAGCGATGAATTCGTCAATGTTGCTAGCATCGGTGACTGTACCCGTAATCGTTGGGTCTGAGGTAATGCCATCCCCATTAGTGCCGCCGATCGCTGTATCATTTGCCAATTGCCCCGTAATCACCGGTGGGTCAGCGTCTACAGGCAATCGGGTGAAGGTTGGCGAGATCGTAGTTTCATTCCCAGCAATATCTGTTGCCTTTACATCAAAGCTATTATCACCGAGTGCTAAGGCTACATTGGTAAAGGCATATGCACCAGTGCCATCAGCAGTAGTGGTCTGTCCAGTTTGAATTAGTTCTATCTGGGCACCAGGATCACTTTGACCCGTGAGGGTAACAATCTCAGCCGTGGTTTGCCCATCACCAACGGGGTCTGTATCAGAGGCAGGATCTAAGCCGATATCAAGATTGGGAGCAGTTGTATCGAGGCTAAAGTCAATCGTAAAATTAGAGGTATTGCCAAACTGATCAACCGCTTGCAGATTGAGGACATAATCACCATTCGCTAACGGTGCACCATTGATTTGCTCTAACATAGTCTGGCTCAGCGTAAAACTACCATCACTTTGCAGTTCGCTCAGGATATCAACATAATCGGCAACTGGAATACTACCAAAACCTGCAGTTAGCTCTGTAATTGTGCTGTCATCGGTTACAGTACCGCTGATCGTTGGATTTGACGTAATCCCATCACTGACTCCTGTATCATTTGCCAATTGCCCGGTAATAATTGGGCTATCTTGATCTGAGACGATCGCTGTGACCGTAGCATTATTATTAAAAATGGCATTCCCTTTAGCACCGATCGAACCAATTAGCTCTGAGCCATTATTGGAAATAAAATTCTTCGCGGTTAGGAATTCGCCTCTGGTTGCCGATGCCCCATTGAAGATGATGTCACCCTGGGCGATCACAGTCAGGAAATCAGCCTCATCGGTAGTCGTCGTAGCACCATTGAAGATAATGTTTTGAGAACCTGCGGCAATCAAACTTTCACCACTAAACCTGGCTCCGTTATTCAGGTTGATCGATCTAGAAGCCAGAATCGCACTATTGTTAACTTGCGTGTTCGCCAGATTAACACCGCCATTGTTGGCTACGATCGCCACATTATTGAGGGCATGGTTATTACCATTGAAATTAATGTTGCCCCGCTTAACAATGATGACCGTATTCTCGATCGTCACGCCATTGGGAATATTCAATCCACCATTCGTGATTTCAACCACCGTGGGATTATCTGCAGTTCCACCAGCAGGGAAGTTCTGATTCCAATTGTTGGTATTGTTGAACTGATTTGCACGATCAAAAACAATCGGCGTGATGCCTGCAGGAATCCGATCCGCTAGCTCTTGATCCTTAACTGTATTAAAGCCAGGTACATCGACAGTCTGCGGGTCTACGATCTGTGGTGGCAGTAGATTGCTGTAGGGATTATTGGGGGCATTAGCTACGTTATATCCTTCAGAAACAGCGACCGCAAAGGGCACCAGAATCGGTTTGCCCTCACTATCAAGCACAGGATTACCCTGGCTATCTCTTTCTACTGGCAGGGTGGCAGACTTGTTAATCGTAAAGCCTTCTTTGCCATAAACCAGGGCATCGTCACTGGTATCCAGGGGTGCACCATCAAAGTCGCCACCATTGTTGATCGTGATTCTACCCTCAGCTTTGATCGCAAATTCGGGAATGCTAGTTACTGCCGATGCTGCTAGAGGACTTGATGATAGCGGTGGTGAGGATAGCTCGCTTGATTCTGGGCTGCTACTGAGCGATTCCTGGACTTGCAATGACAAATCACTACCAGCAGAGATGGGTGCGATCTGCTCGTCGTCTAGATTAAAGGTAGGGATGCGATCGCCAAATCCATTACCACTGGTTGGATTAGTCAGGCGGCTCTGGGCTGGTACTAGCAGATCGTCTGTAATGCCTGCTAAACCATTAATATTACTGCCATTACCTAGATCTAGATATGGGCTATTTGGTTGCAGTGGATTGCGTTGGCTACCACTTTTATAGCGGGATGGATATTTAAGTGGTGCATCAAGACTGGCATCTAATAATGGATTCCCTAACGTTGCTGCATCCAACAACGATGGCGTGTTTGCTAATAACGCCTCATTACTTATTTGCATGTTTTGTTAATAACCCAGTGCAACCCTATCGATATCTACTTAGCGCCAGCTTTAAGTAAATTCACTTATCAATATTGCAGGATAAGCTTTTACTTAACTTACCCTCTCTATTGAAATTATCATCTCCAGGTTAAATTTTGACCAAATAACATCCAAATTTATGTTTATTCAGCACTTTTATGGCGATTGGTATTGCTTAATCACCATGTAAATATTTGTTGCTCCGTAATGAGACCTTGGTCAGATACTCAAAGATCATTTGGATCAATACCTAGCTCTTTAAGTTTTTCTGCTAGTCGATCTGCTCTTGCTCGTTCTTGCTCTAATTGCTGTTTAGCCGAGTTGGCCTGCTGTTGAATAATTTCTGCAGGTGATGGATATCTGTTTCCATCCTGGCCATACCAGAACAACCACTCCCGCTCCCAGGAATCAAAGATACTATCGGCTCTACCAATCCCCAGGTTTAGTTCCGGTAGCCATACTGGTTCGCCTGCTTGCAATACATATTCACCCTCAATCAGCTTATAAACTTCAAATGGTTCATGCCGATCGCGTCGATAGAACTGTGGGTTATAGAGTACATAGTAGAGGGCACCCAACTTAGCATACTTAAGCATCTTGGCATCGTATTCACCACCATAGGCATGGGAAACATGCTCAAATACCATAATTGGCGGGATGAAGTTTTCTTCCCACATCACATAGCTCTTACGGCCAAACTCACCCTTGTGTTTGGTCACACCAACGCTGAGAAACCCATCCGGCACGATCGGCACCCTGGGGTTGTCCAGGTCATAATAAATACCCATATCACAGGCCAAAATCCAATCCTGGCGATCGGCCCATATAATTGACAATATGGCTCGTAGTAGGGCGGGAACTAAATCCTGGAGTTCATTATCCACAGGTGTATCGTCAGAGTCGGGTAATTCATCTGAACTGGGCAGACGCAGCAGCGCGTTGTACTCTACCATGACGATCCTCCTGACTGACTGGCTAAATACAGCAATTTAACTCTGAACTAATCTTGACTTGATTTTAGCTGATCCATTTAAATCAATGTCCTAAAGAGTATCGGGATCAATACCTAGCTCTTGCAACTTCTTGAGTAATTTCGCATTTTGAGTTTCTTGCTGTTGGATTACTTCCACAGGCGATGGATATCTGTTTCCGTCCTGGTCATACCAGAATAACCATTCTCGCTGCCAGGCTTCAAAAATGCCACTGGCTCTACCTATACCTAGATTTAACTCTGGCAACCAAACTGGCTCACCTGATTGCAATATATACTTGCCTTCAATCAACTTATAGACTTCAAAGGGTTCATGCTGATCACGGCGATAAAATTCAGGGTTATAGATCACATAGTAAAGCGCGCCTAGCTTGGCATATTTTTGGATTTTCTGGTCATACTCGCCCCCATAGGTATGGGATACATGTTCAATCACCATAACTGGCGCAATGAAATCCTCTTCCCACATCACATAGCTCTTACGCCCAAATTCACCCTTGTGTTTGGTCACACCAACGCTGAGAAACCCATCCGGCACGATCGGCACCCTGGGGTTATCTAAGTCATAATAAATGCCCATATCACAAGCCAAAATCCAATCCTGGCGATCTGACCAGATAATTGACAATATGGCTCGCAACAAAGCAGGGATTAAATCTTGCAGTTCACTATCCACAGGCGTATCGTCAGAGTCGGGTAATTCATCTGAACTGGGCAGACGCAGCAGCGCATTGTACTCTACCATGACGATCCTCCTGGTTATGAGGTTTAGGGGTGAATGTAGTTCGATTCTATCTTACAAACTTAAACCCATCAGTAGTATTAATAAACAAGTCAGTAAACAGACTGATTACTCGCCGATCGCGCACCAGGATATTGACAGAAAGTGACATACCCGATTGCAGGTTGACGGGCTTTTCGCGGATCATAATATCCTGGCGTTCTAATTCAATGTGGGCAGGATAGCTATAGAATGGCCTGATTTGATCCGGTGGCAATGAGTCAGAGCCAATGAAAACTACTTTGCCTTTCACATCGCCGAACTCACTGAATGGGAATGAATCAATCCTGACATCCACTGACATCCCCTCTTCTACAAACCCAATATCCTGGCTACTGATATAAACTCTGGCGATCAAAGTCTCGTCAGGTACTAACTTGAGGATAGGCTCATTGGCAGCAGCTACAAACCCTGCCGAGGTGGGCTGGAGGTCAAATACTTTACCTGCTACCGGGGCTCTCACTTCTTCATATTTGATTGTTTGCTCGGTCTGGGTGATGCGACTATCGATCTCGGCGATCTCCCTGGTGTTGGTGACAATCTCCCTGGAGATATCGCTCTCTATTTCGGCAATGCGTTTACTATTTTCGGCGATCTCAGTGAGTAGATTCTGACTGGCAGTGGCCATGATGCTATCGGCGGTTGTTTTAGCTCTGATAATGCCAACCTGTAATCCCTGCTTTTCCTGCTGCAATTGATCGATTTCCGCCTGGATATTCTGTACCTCTAATTCCTGACGGATAAACTGCACCCGCGATACCACACCATCGGCCAGGAGTGGTTTTAAATTATCCAGTAGCTCTTGATTGATATCTCTAACCTTAGTTAAATTAGCAATCCTGATATCGGTTTGCTCTACTTGCTCAGCCAGTTGATCAGCTTCCAGGTTGGCCACCTTAAAGCGGAGATTCAAATCAGTTTGATGAGCCTGTAAGCGCTGAATTTCGGCAGGATTAAACTCGCCATTGGTTACACCCTGCAATTGAGCCAGGAGTAATCTATTCTCTCGTAGCAGCGTATCGCGGTTAATCGTGAGGGTTCTCAGTCTAGGTGAGGCTGTTTCACTTAGCTCTGGCTCCACGCCATCCATCTTGGCTTCATAGTAGGCACTTTCTTGCTCAATAATTTCCTTGACCTGCTTAAGTGAGTCGAACTGAGAAGATGAAACCGTGGTATCAAGGCTCACCAGCAGATCGCCTGCTGCCACTTCCTGGCCATCAACCACATGGATCGCACTGACTACCCCACCTACTGAAGATTCGATTTCTTTCACTGCCCCCTGGGGTTCTAATTGACCCTGAGCAGGTACTGCTTCTTCAATCCTGGCAATGCTAGCCCAGGTGATCGCTGCCGTAGTCACGCCAAGCAACGCCCAAAGGATAGAACGTGACCATTGCCCCGATTGCTCGAGCGTAACAGGCTGATCAAACTGGCCCAGCCGTGTTGCACCTGGGGTGAGCTTTCTAAGTGGTGATAAGGCTGAGCTGGGCGGAATATTTTGCGGCAGGGAAATTGAACCCGCACCATTGGTTTGTTTGGGAGTACTCATGAGTTTGTATCTTTTGCCCTAGATGAATACTGCCACCCGATTATTCAGTTGTTCTACATTTCTACTATTACTACTAATATCACGGATAAGTTACGCATTTGCGCTTAATATTTCTAGCTAGCTTGGCATAGAGGTCAAACACTTACATCTGGGCACTTTGCTGTTGATAGAGACAGTAATAACTACCTTGACTTTGCATCAATTCTGGATGGGTACCCTGCTCAATCAATCGCCCTGCTTCCAGCATCAAGATCTGGTCGGCATTCTGGATCGTCGGCAATCGATGGGTGATAAAAAGTACCGTCCGGTCTTGAAAAGTATGGCGAATATTTTCGCAAACCTGGCGCTCGGTTTGGTAATCCAGCGCACTGGTAGCTTCATCAAATATCAACAAGCGCGGATTCTGGAGAATCGTTCTAGCGATCGCAATCCGTTGCCGTTGCCCACCGGATAAATTAGCGCCCCGCTCACCAACTCTAGTGTTATAGCCCGCTGGCAGAGTCATAATAAAATCATGGGCACAGGCGATCTGCGCTGCTTCAACGACTGTTTCTGGTTGCACATCAGGATTAGATAGCATGATGTTTTCCTGCACCGTGCCATCGAATAGCATTGTTTCTTGCAAAATGATGCCAATCTGGGTGCGCAGTGAATACAGCTCGACTTTGGCAATGTCATATTGATCGATTAATATGCGACCGCTATTGAGTTCGTAAAGTCTGGGCAGTAACTTAGCCAGGGTGCTCTTTCCTGCCCCGCTCTGGCCAACAATACCCACAAAGGCTCCAGTGAGGATTTCAAGGTCTAGATTAGTGAGTTGAGGTTGGTCAGTTTCATTAAAGCTAAATGTAACGTTTTCATAGACAATTTGCCCCTTGATATAGGGCATGGGGATATTCTGCTGTTCGATTTCATCTTGCTCTTGCGGGGTATCGAGGATATCGCTAAGGCGTTCCAGTGAAAGGGCAGTTTCCTGGAAATTCTGCCACAGTTGAATCAATCGCAGCAGCGGACTGGTGGTATAGCTGGCAATGATCCGAAAGGCGATCAATTGCCCCAGGGTCAGCTCCTGCCGGATTACTAGATATGCACCCACCCACAGCAACAGCAGGCTGGATAAATGATTGAGAAAATTACTCATCGATCCGGCGGCGGTGGAGGTAAGCACCGACTTAAACCCAGCGCTTACATATTTGGCATAGTGCTTTTGCCAGCGCCATCTGGATAGTAGTTCAATATTCTGAGCCTTAACGGTTTGGATCCCAGCAATTACTTCCACAAAATAAGCCTGGGTCTCGGCATTACGCTCGGCTTTGGTGCGCAGTTGTTGTCTAATTAAGGGCGCAACGATCAGTGTCAACAAAGCAAATAAGGGCACCGTGGACAGGGCGATCCCAGTTAGCAGCACACTGTAGAACAGCATCACTACAATGTAAATCACCGAAAAGATCGCATCCAGAACTACGGTTAAGGCTGTACCAGTTAGGAATTGGCGAATGTTTTCTAATTCATTGACGCGATTTGATAGCTCACCAACGGGGCGACGTTCGTAGTAACGTAATGGCAATCGCAACAGGTGATCAATCACTTCTGCGCCCAGGTTCAGATCAATTCTATTCGTCGTATCCACAAATAGATTGGTGCGGATCGCGGAGATTATTGCTTCAAATACCGCCACCACAATCACGAATGAGCCCAAAAAGTTAAGCGTTTCTACCCCATTCTGGATAATTACCTTATCAATAATAATTTGAGTAACCAGGGGATTAGCGAGACCAAATAGCTGCACAAAAAACGAAGCAATTAGAACTTCAATTAATACCCGACGATGGCGGATGATCGAGGGGATGAACCACTTCAGGCCAAACCTTTGCTGTGGCGTATGCTTGGAAGCTTGCAATAACAATACCTGCCCCTCTTCACCCCAGGCTGCAATCATTTCCGCAATTGTGTAAGTAACAATCCCCTGTTCTGGGATCGCCAGGGTGAGATTATTATTGCCCACCTCATGGATAATCGCACCGCTATCCTGCCAGGCAATCATTGCTGGTACGCGGATCCGATTGATGTTCTGGGTCGGTAGATGCACCAGTTGTG
The sequence above is a segment of the Pseudanabaena sp. PCC 7367 genome. Coding sequences within it:
- a CDS encoding Uma2 family endonuclease, encoding MVEYNALLRLPSSDELPDSDDTPVDNELQDLVPALLRAILSIIWADRQDWILACDMGIYYDLDNPRVPIVPDGFLSVGVTKHKGEFGRKSYVMWEENFIPPIMVFEHVSHAYGGEYDAKMLKYAKLGALYYVLYNPQFYRRDRHEPFEVYKLIEGEYVLQAGEPVWLPELNLGIGRADSIFDSWEREWLFWYGQDGNRYPSPAEIIQQQANSAKQQLEQERARADRLAEKLKELGIDPNDL
- a CDS encoding Uma2 family endonuclease produces the protein MVEYNALLRLPSSDELPDSDDTPVDSELQDLIPALLRAILSIIWSDRQDWILACDMGIYYDLDNPRVPIVPDGFLSVGVTKHKGEFGRKSYVMWEEDFIAPVMVIEHVSHTYGGEYDQKIQKYAKLGALYYVIYNPEFYRRDQHEPFEVYKLIEGKYILQSGEPVWLPELNLGIGRASGIFEAWQREWLFWYDQDGNRYPSPVEVIQQQETQNAKLLKKLQELGIDPDTL
- a CDS encoding HlyD family efflux transporter periplasmic adaptor subunit, which encodes MSTPKQTNGAGSISLPQNIPPSSALSPLRKLTPGATRLGQFDQPVTLEQSGQWSRSILWALLGVTTAAITWASIARIEEAVPAQGQLEPQGAVKEIESSVGGVVSAIHVVDGQEVAAGDLLVSLDTTVSSSQFDSLKQVKEIIEQESAYYEAKMDGVEPELSETASPRLRTLTINRDTLLRENRLLLAQLQGVTNGEFNPAEIQRLQAHQTDLNLRFKVANLEADQLAEQVEQTDIRIANLTKVRDINQELLDNLKPLLADGVVSRVQFIRQELEVQNIQAEIDQLQQEKQGLQVGIIRAKTTADSIMATASQNLLTEIAENSKRIAEIESDISREIVTNTREIAEIDSRITQTEQTIKYEEVRAPVAGKVFDLQPTSAGFVAAANEPILKLVPDETLIARVYISSQDIGFVEEGMSVDVRIDSFPFSEFGDVKGKVVFIGSDSLPPDQIRPFYSYPAHIELERQDIMIREKPVNLQSGMSLSVNILVRDRRVISLFTDLFINTTDGFKFVR
- a CDS encoding peptidase domain-containing ABC transporter: MTNTKLPLREFLSQHALFSQLEPNSLDRLAQHIHPLRYRMGQAILVRSLMPSHVYVIYSGQARILGQPPNSNVPETLQLLEPGDLTGWLSLIRQVSCETAIATTDTACLAIPAKVFSGLLKQSAEFTQAITRQIPLVEIYDILGTELERRPDLSHISLKQLSSYALEHSVVQYASRSKVALSQLDPNLTWFYSGGSVINFKPGEVLEPNDPRESIQIKQPGNARLIGINPQVWLQIDLSQMFDVDVETANQEEPEDELADVPYAPDYPETSETVAITTVTNSPRFEFIPGKGPINGTLACFQMLAKYWQMPPRRDVLRRAIANQFDRNGSIPLQYCGALAELMGLKSQLVHLPTQNINRIRVPAMIAWQDSGAIIHEVGNNNLTLAIPEQGIVTYTIAEMIAAWGEEGQVLLLQASKHTPQQRFGLKWFIPSIIRHRRVLIEVLIASFFVQLFGLANPLVTQIIIDKVIIQNGVETLNFLGSFVIVVAVFEAIISAIRTNLFVDTTNRIDLNLGAEVIDHLLRLPLRYYERRPVGELSNRVNELENIRQFLTGTALTVVLDAIFSVIYIVVMLFYSVLLTGIALSTVPLFALLTLIVAPLIRQQLRTKAERNAETQAYFVEVIAGIQTVKAQNIELLSRWRWQKHYAKYVSAGFKSVLTSTAAGSMSNFLNHLSSLLLLWVGAYLVIRQELTLGQLIAFRIIASYTTSPLLRLIQLWQNFQETALSLERLSDILDTPQEQDEIEQQNIPMPYIKGQIVYENVTFSFNETDQPQLTNLDLEILTGAFVGIVGQSGAGKSTLAKLLPRLYELNSGRILIDQYDIAKVELYSLRTQIGIILQETMLFDGTVQENIMLSNPDVQPETVVEAAQIACAHDFIMTLPAGYNTRVGERGANLSGGQRQRIAIARTILQNPRLLIFDEATSALDYQTERQVCENIRHTFQDRTVLFITHRLPTIQNADQILMLEAGRLIEQGTHPELMQSQGSYYCLYQQQSAQM